A stretch of the Papaver somniferum cultivar HN1 chromosome 6, ASM357369v1, whole genome shotgun sequence genome encodes the following:
- the LOC113288868 gene encoding triosephosphate isomerase, chloroplastic isoform X1, with product MAMVSTSVASGLRFSSLKSERSQSLSTTESFFRQIGTNLRFSSGRKGCRGVVAMAGSGKFFVGGNWKCNGTKESISKLVSDLNSVKLEADVDVVVSPPFVYIDQVKNSLTDRIEISGQNSWIGKGGAFTGEISVEQLKDIGCTWVILGHSERRHVIGEDDSFIGKKAAYALSQDLKVMACIGEKLEERESGKTFDVCFQQMKALADNISNWDNVVIAYEPVWAIGTGKVASPQQAQEVHVAVRDWLKKNVSAEVASKTRIIYGGSVNGGNCAELAKEEDIDGFLVGGASLKGPEFATIVNSVTSKKVAA from the exons ATGGCAATGGTATCAACATCTGTAGCATCTGGATTACGTTTTTCGAGCTTGAAATCTGAGAGATCTCAATCTCTTTCTACTACTGAATCATTCTTTCGTCAGATTGGTACTAATCTCAGATTTTCTTCTGGTAGGAAAGGTTGTAGAGGTGTTGTTGCCATGGCTGGTTCTGGAAAG TTTTTTGTTGGAGGAAACTGGAAATGT AATGGCACGAAAGAATCAATCAGCAAACTTGTTTCAGACTTGAATAGTGTGAAATTGGAAGCTGATGTTG ATGTTGTTGTTTCACCTCCCTTTGTATACATCGATCAAGTAAAGAACTCATTAACTGATCGAATTGAGATATCTGGTCAGAATTCTTGGATTGGAAAGGGTGGGGCTTTCACCGGAGAAATCAG TGTggaacagttgaaagatattggctgcACATGGGTCATTCTTGGGCACTCAGAGCGCAGACATGTCATTGGTGAAGATGATTCG TTCATTGGGAAGAAAGCTGCATATGCTTTGAGTCAGGATCTCAAAGTGATGGCATGCATTGGAGAAAAACTTGAAGAAAGAGAATCTGggaaaacttttgatgtttgttTCCAACAGATGAAGGCTTTGGCAG ATAACATATCCAATTGGGATAACGTTGTTATTGCCTATGAGCCTGTATGGGCTATTGGGACCGGTAAGGTGGCTAGTCCCCAACAAGCTCAGGAAGTTCATGTAGCTGTTCGTGATTGGCTAAAGAAGAACGTATCAGCAGAAGTTGCTTCTAAAACACGAATCATCTATGGAG GATCTGTTAATGGAGGCAACTGTGCGGAgcttgcaaaagaagaagatatcgATGGATTTCTTGTCGGCGGTGCTTCATTGAAG GGTCCAGAATTCGCTACCATTGTCAATTCGGTGACATCAAAGAAGGTGGCTGCTTGA
- the LOC113288868 gene encoding triosephosphate isomerase, chloroplastic isoform X2 — protein sequence MAGSGKFFVGGNWKCNGTKESISKLVSDLNSVKLEADVDVVVSPPFVYIDQVKNSLTDRIEISGQNSWIGKGGAFTGEISVEQLKDIGCTWVILGHSERRHVIGEDDSFIGKKAAYALSQDLKVMACIGEKLEERESGKTFDVCFQQMKALADNISNWDNVVIAYEPVWAIGTGKVASPQQAQEVHVAVRDWLKKNVSAEVASKTRIIYGGSVNGGNCAELAKEEDIDGFLVGGASLKGPEFATIVNSVTSKKVAA from the exons ATGGCTGGTTCTGGAAAG TTTTTTGTTGGAGGAAACTGGAAATGT AATGGCACGAAAGAATCAATCAGCAAACTTGTTTCAGACTTGAATAGTGTGAAATTGGAAGCTGATGTTG ATGTTGTTGTTTCACCTCCCTTTGTATACATCGATCAAGTAAAGAACTCATTAACTGATCGAATTGAGATATCTGGTCAGAATTCTTGGATTGGAAAGGGTGGGGCTTTCACCGGAGAAATCAG TGTggaacagttgaaagatattggctgcACATGGGTCATTCTTGGGCACTCAGAGCGCAGACATGTCATTGGTGAAGATGATTCG TTCATTGGGAAGAAAGCTGCATATGCTTTGAGTCAGGATCTCAAAGTGATGGCATGCATTGGAGAAAAACTTGAAGAAAGAGAATCTGggaaaacttttgatgtttgttTCCAACAGATGAAGGCTTTGGCAG ATAACATATCCAATTGGGATAACGTTGTTATTGCCTATGAGCCTGTATGGGCTATTGGGACCGGTAAGGTGGCTAGTCCCCAACAAGCTCAGGAAGTTCATGTAGCTGTTCGTGATTGGCTAAAGAAGAACGTATCAGCAGAAGTTGCTTCTAAAACACGAATCATCTATGGAG GATCTGTTAATGGAGGCAACTGTGCGGAgcttgcaaaagaagaagatatcgATGGATTTCTTGTCGGCGGTGCTTCATTGAAG GGTCCAGAATTCGCTACCATTGTCAATTCGGTGACATCAAAGAAGGTGGCTGCTTGA